The Dehalococcoidales bacterium genome includes the window GTAAATAATAAAGAAAAACGGAGGAAAGACAAATGAGTGCTCAGGACAAATCAATTGAATATTCCGTACCCTCGAAAATGAAATGGTGGCACTGGCTTATGTTGATTTCAGGCTCTGGGATGGTTGTCGGCGGCATTATCAGCGTAATCGTCTTATAGAAAGGACGTACCGAAAATGAAGCGGGAAGGTTGAAATAAGTGAAAGGAGACCAATATGCTGCATTTATTCTGGGTCATCGCCATTATTTTGTTGATTGTATGGCTGCTGGGTTTTTTAATAACCCCTTTCATGGGCGGATTGATCCATATTTTACTCGTTATTGCCATCATATTCCTGATTATCTGGCTGGTGCAGAGAGTAAGAAATAAACACTAGCCGCATTTCTGAAAATG containing:
- a CDS encoding lmo0937 family membrane protein — protein: MLHLFWVIAIILLIVWLLGFLITPFMGGLIHILLVIAIIFLIIWLVQRVRNKH